From one Lycium barbarum isolate Lr01 chromosome 6, ASM1917538v2, whole genome shotgun sequence genomic stretch:
- the LOC132643659 gene encoding L-ascorbate oxidase: protein MASLRWLLLLLPLILLESFSSSVMAAKTRHFKWDVEYIHWSPDGEESVVIGINGQFPGPTIRARAGDIIAVELTNKLHTEGVVIHWHGIRQLGTPWADGTAAISQCAINPGETFVYRFEVDKAGTYFYHGHYGMQRSAGLYGSLIVDVAQGEKEPFHYDGEFNLLLSDWWHKGSHEQEVDLSSKPLRWIGEPQTLLINGRGQYNCSVAAQFSKPPLPQCKLRGGEQYAPQILRVRPNKTYRLRLASTTALASLNLAIGGHKMVVVEADGNYVQPFSVQDMDIYSGESYSILFTTDQDPSKNYWISINVRGREPKTSQGLTLLNYLPNSASKVPTLPPPIAPLWNDYNHSKSFSNKILALMGSPKPPRYNHRRIIFLNTQNKIDGYTKWAINNVSLVLPTTPYLGSIRYGINNAFDTRPPPDNFPKDYDVMKQAPNSNSTYGNGVYMLKFNTTIDIVLQNANVLAKDTSEIHPWHLHGHDFWVMGYGEGKFSEKDVKKFNLRNPPLRNTAVIFPFGWTALRFVTDNPGVWAFHCHIEPHLHMGMGVIFAEGVHLVKKIPKEALACGLTGKMFMSSKHN from the exons ATGGCTTCCTTaaggtggttgttgttgttattgccaTTGATCCTGCTTGAATCCTTTTCAAGTTCAGTCATGGCAGCAAAAACAAGGCATTTTAAATGGGACGTGGAGTATATTCATTGGTCACCAGATGGTGAAGAAAGTGTAGTGATTGGAATAAATGGACAATTTCCTGGTCCAACTATTAGGGCGCGTGCTGGGGATATAATTGCTGTTGAGCTCACTAATAAGCTTCATACTGAAGGTGTTGTCATTCATTGGCATGGAATCCGACAG CTTGGAACACCATGGGCTGATGGAACTGCAGCGATTTCTCAATGTGCCATTAATCCTGGAGAGACATTCGTCTATAGGTTTGAAGTTGATAAG GCAGGGACATACTTTTACCATGGACATTATGGAATGCAAAGATCAGCAGGACTATATGGTTCACTCATAGTGGATGTTGCACAAGGTGAAAAAGAACCATTCCATTATGATGGAGAATTCAATTTATTGCTAAGTGATTGGTGGCACAAAGGTTCACATGAACAAGAAGTTGACCTCTCTTCTAAACCTCTTCGTTGGATTGGTGAACCCCAG ACATTGTTGATAAATGGGAGAGGTCAATACAATTGTTCAGTTGCGGCGCAGTTTAGCAAACCACCGCTTCCACAGTGCAAGTTAAGAGGGGGTGAGCAGTATGCACCCCAGATACTGCGTGTGCGTCCCAACAAGACATACAGGCTTAGGTTAGCCAGTACCACTGCATTGGCTTCACTCAACTTGGCAATTGGG GGTCACAAGATGGTGGTGGTAGAGGCAGATGGAAACTATGTTCAACCATTTTCAGTACAAGACATGGACATTTATTCAGGTGAAAGTTATTCAATTCTTTTCACCACAGATCAAGATCCTTCCAAAAACTATTGGATTTCAATAAATGTAAGAGGAAGAGAACCAAAAACATCTCAAGGCCTCACCCTATTGAACTACCTCCCAAATTCTGCATCCAAAGTCCCAACATTACCCCCACCTATTGCACCCCTTTGGAATGACTACAACCATAGTAAGTCATTTTCTAACAAAATTCTTGCCCTAATGGGATCACCTAAGCCACCACGTTACAACCATCGTCGTATTATTTTTCTCAATACTCAAAATAAAATTGATGGTTACACAAAATGGGCTATAAATAATGTGTCGTTAGTCTTACCAACAACACCTTATTTAGGGTCCATTCGATATGGGATAAACAACGCGTTTGACACGAGACCTCCACCGGACAATTTCCCTAAAGACTATGATGTCATGAAACAAGCACCAAATTCTAATTCTACATATGGCAATGGTGTGTATATGCTAAAGTTCAATACTACAATTGACATTGTTCTCCAAAATGCAAATGTCTTAGCTAAAGATACAAGTGAAATTCATCCATGGCATTTGCATGGACATGATTTTTGGGTTATGGGATATGGAGAAGGAAAGTTTAGTGAAAAAGATGTCAAGAAATTCAATTTGAGAAATCCACCATTGAGAAATACTGCTGTTATTTTTCCTTTTGGTTGGACTGCACTAAGATTTGTGACAGATAATCCTGGAGTATGGGCTTTTCATTGTCACATTGAACCTCATTTGCATATGGGAATGGGAGTAATATTTGCTGAAGGTGTTCATCTAGTCAAGAAAATACCTAAAGAGGCTCTGGCTTGTGGTTTAACAGGGAAAATGTTCATGAGTAGCAAGCATAATTAG